A single region of the Amphiprion ocellaris isolate individual 3 ecotype Okinawa chromosome 4, ASM2253959v1, whole genome shotgun sequence genome encodes:
- the LOC129347295 gene encoding C-reactive protein-like — MVPLKPLQLKAFTLCMRLATELKGEREVILFAYRTGDYDELNVWRELDGRLSFYLSGDGVFFQVPELGALKTHLCVTWDSSSGAATVFMDGRKSLTKIYKKGHTIRAGGKVLLGQDPDSYLGDYDAKQSFVGEVCDVNMWDSVLPDRTIKDLVSGKRVQRGNVFDWETIQLKISGTVEVIHREL; from the exons ATGGTCCCTCTGAAACCACTGCAGCTGAAGGCTTTCACTCTGTGCATGCGTTTGGCCACAGAGCTCAAAGGCGAGCGAGAGGTCATCCTCTTTGCATACCGAACTGGAGACTATGACGAGCTGAACGTGTGGCGCGAACTGGACGGCAG ACTGTCCTTCTACCTCAGTGGCGATGGTGTTTTCTTCCAAGTCCCTGAGCTCGGTGCCCTAAAGACGCATCTGTGTGTAACATGGGATTCCAGTTCTGGTGCAGCTACCGTCTTcatggatggaaggaaaagcTTGACCAAAATCTACAAGAAGGGTCACACCATCCGCGCAGGAGGAAAAGTTCTCCTTGGACAAGATCCAGATTCTTACTTGGGTGACTATGATGCCAAACAGAGTTTTGTTGGGGAGGTTTGTGACGTAAATATGTGGGACTCTGTTCTGCCAGACAGGACGATCAAAGACCTGGTCTCTGGGAAGAGAGtacaaagaggaaatgtttttgaCTGGGAAACCATACAGCTTAAGATTTCTGGGACAGTAGAGGTCATTCATCGTGAATTGTAG
- the enam gene encoding enamelin isoform X3 — translation MKLFVFLMCLLVTVLAAPVPESESNEVDPAAAAVVDAAPAQPADVAPAAPVPAGDASEEETEDGNPAPKAAAGAAAAAAAPLNSDEVEEAEEVEAAEAEPAVVDAAPADPAADPAAAVEPAVADVPVDAAPVDAAAVDAAAVDAPPVDVAPVDVVPVDVAPVDVVPVDVAPVDVAPEVAVDVAVPAAADVPVAADVPAAVDVPLAADTPTTGGAADPAPL, via the exons ATGAAGCTGTTTGTGTTCTTGATGTGCCTCCTGGTCACAGTCTTGGCTGCACCT GTTCCAGAGAGTGAAAGCAATGAG GTTGatccagctgcagctgcagtg GTGGACGCTGCACCAGCCCAGCCGGCTGACGTCGCCCCCGCAGCTCCCGTCCCTGCTGGAGACGCCTCAGAGGAGGAGACGGAG GATGGAAACCCTGCCCCCAAAGCTGCAGCcggcgctgctgctgctgctgctgccccccTAAACTCTGACGAGGTGGAGGAGGCCGAGGAGGTGGAAGCAGCTGAGGCCGAGCCGGCTGTGGTTGACGCAGCACCGGCAGACCCTGCAGCTGaccctgcagcagctgtggagCCGGCGGTGGCTGACGTCCCCGTAGATGCTGCACCGGTCGACGCTGCTGCTGTCGACGCTGCTGCCGTTGATGCGCCTCCTGTGGATGTGGCTCCTGTTGATGTGGTTCCTGTGGATGTGGCTCCTGTTGATGTGGTTCCTGTGGATGTGGCTCCTGTCGACGTTGCCCCCGAGGTGGCCGTTGATGTGGCCGTCCCTGCCGCAGCTGATGTCCCCGTCGCTGCCGATGTCCCAGCTGCTGTTGACGTTCCTCTGGCCGCTGACACTCCCACGACAGGAGGGGCAGCAGATCCTGCTCCTCTGTAG
- the enam gene encoding enamelin isoform X2 — MKLFVFLMCLLVTVLAAPVPESESNEVAAHANEALRWMEMYRLYQQQGLVGNPFLPAADAPVDPAAAAVVDAAPAQPADVAPAAPVPAGDASEEETEDGNPAPKAAAGAAAAAAAPLNSDEVEEAEEVEAAEAEPAVVDAAPADPAADPAAAVEPAVADVPVDAAPVDAAAVDAAAVDAPPVDVAPVDVVPVDVAPVDVVPVDVAPVDVAPEVAVDVAVPAAADVPVAADVPAAVDVPLAADTPTTGGAADPAPL; from the exons ATGAAGCTGTTTGTGTTCTTGATGTGCCTCCTGGTCACAGTCTTGGCTGCACCT GTTCCAGAGAGTGAAAGCAATGAG GTTGCAGCGCATGCTAATGAGGCCCTGAGGTGGATGGAGATGTACAGGCTGTACCAGCAGCAG gGACTAGTTGGAAACCCCTTCCTCCCTGCTGCTGATGCTCCT GTTGatccagctgcagctgcagtg GTGGACGCTGCACCAGCCCAGCCGGCTGACGTCGCCCCCGCAGCTCCCGTCCCTGCTGGAGACGCCTCAGAGGAGGAGACGGAG GATGGAAACCCTGCCCCCAAAGCTGCAGCcggcgctgctgctgctgctgctgccccccTAAACTCTGACGAGGTGGAGGAGGCCGAGGAGGTGGAAGCAGCTGAGGCCGAGCCGGCTGTGGTTGACGCAGCACCGGCAGACCCTGCAGCTGaccctgcagcagctgtggagCCGGCGGTGGCTGACGTCCCCGTAGATGCTGCACCGGTCGACGCTGCTGCTGTCGACGCTGCTGCCGTTGATGCGCCTCCTGTGGATGTGGCTCCTGTTGATGTGGTTCCTGTGGATGTGGCTCCTGTTGATGTGGTTCCTGTGGATGTGGCTCCTGTCGACGTTGCCCCCGAGGTGGCCGTTGATGTGGCCGTCCCTGCCGCAGCTGATGTCCCCGTCGCTGCCGATGTCCCAGCTGCTGTTGACGTTCCTCTGGCCGCTGACACTCCCACGACAGGAGGGGCAGCAGATCCTGCTCCTCTGTAG
- the cnga1a gene encoding cyclic nucleotide gated channel subunit alpha 1a isoform X1: protein MITSITLPHLNVPPHPAPQPSTDSEELSEDDLSAPQSNPHHVGNMNNSNNNEEEKKKKRKKEKKDKKEKKEKKEKQEKEMKEKEEKEAKEKEAKEKEAKEKEAKEKEKNKPKELFVINPAGNLYYNWLFIITMPVMYNWTMIIARACFEELQHNYIIYWVFLDYTSDIIYLADMFFRTRTGYLEQGLMVKDEKLLRDRYITSFQFRLDVISMLPTDFLYFFLGIDYPEIRINKLLRIGRMMEFFTRTETKTNYPNIFRIGNLIMYILIIIHWNACFYFSFSKSIGFGADDWVYPALDDPDEPDFGLPMRKYAFSLYWSTLTLTTIGETPPPALDSEFFFHVVDFLVGVLIFATIVGNIATMISNMNAAQAQFQARIDNIKQYMQVRKVSKDLELRVIKWFDYLWNNGKAQDEREVLRYLPDKLKAEIAIQVHMDTLKKVRIFADCEAGLLIELVLKLRPQVFSPGDYICKKGDIGREMYIIKDGKLAVVADDGVTQFVVLGSGSYFGEISILNIKGSKAGNRRTANIRSIGYSDLFCLSKDDLMESLIEYPDAKSMLEEKGRQILLKDGLIDLDPANIKPEAKELEEKVNKLYNTMELMQFKLKKILGNYKNTDKALRHRITDLERLTGDEVEEEDEEEDVKKEEKPEEGQKKEDEIVEEKKEEEEEKGEMKKEEEEKGEEEKKEEEKADEAKAEERKGE, encoded by the exons atGATCACCTCTATCACCCTTCCCCACCTCAACGTGCCACCTCACCCTGCACCACAACCCTCCACGGACAGCGAGGAGCTCAGCGAGGACGACCT AAGTGCACCTCAATCAAATCCTCATCATGTGGGGAATATGAATAACAGCAATAACAATGAAGA agagaaaaagaaaaaaaggaaaaaggagaagaaagataagaaagaaaagaaggagaagaaaga AAAGCAGGAGAAAGAGATgaaggaaaaggaagaaaaggaagcaaaagaaaaagaagctaaagaaaaagaagctaaagaaaaagaagcaaaggagaaggagaaaaataa GCCTAAAGAACTATTTGTCATTAATCCTGCTGGAAATTTGTACTACAACTGGCTCTTCATCATCACAATGCCAGTCATGTACAACTGGACCATGATCATAGCCAG GGCTTGCTTTGAGGAGTTGCAGCACAACTACATCATCTATTGGGTGTTTCTGGACTACACCTCGGACATTATCTACCTGGCTGATATGTTCTTCAGAACAAGAACAG GTTACCTTGAACAAGGCCTGATGGTGAAAGACGAGAAGCTGCTTCGGGATCGCTACATCACCAGCTTCCAGTTTCGTCTCGATGTCATCTCCATGTTGCCCACTGACTTCCTCTATTTCTTCCTCGGCATCGACTACCCAGAGATCCGCATCAACAAGCTGCTGCGAATCGGACGTATGATGGAGTTCTTCACAAGAACAGAGACGAAAACCAACTATCCCAACATCTTCCGCATTGGGAACCTAATCATGtacatcctcatcatcatccacTGGAATGCCTGCTTCTACTTCTCTTTCTCCAAATCTATTGGTTTTGGCGCTGATGATTGGGTTTACCCAGCTCTGGATGATCCTGACGAGCCTGACTTCGGGCTACCCATGAGGAAGTATGCTTTCAGCCTCTACTGGTCCACACTGACCCTGACCACCATTGGAGAAACTCCACCACCAGCTCTGGACTCAGAGTTTTTCTTCCATGTAGTGGACTTTTTAGTAGGAGTCTTGATATTTGCTACCATCGTGGGAAACATTGCCACCATGATTTCCAACATGAATGCCGCCCAAGCACAGTTTCAGGCCCGCATTGACAACATCAAGCAGTACATGCAG GTTCGAAAGGTTAGTAAAGATCTTGAGCTGCGAGTCATCAAGTGGTTTGACTATCTGTGGAATAACGGCAAGGCGCAGGATGAAAGAGAGGTGCTCAGGTATCTTCCAGACAAGCTAAAAGCGGAAATAGCCATCCAAGTCCATATGGACACGCTGAAGAAAGTTCGTATTTTTGCAGACTGTGAAGCCGGCCTGCTGATCGAGCTCGTGCTCAAACTCCGGCCGCAGGTGTTCAGCCCCGGAGACTACATCTGCAAGAAGGGTGACATTGGACGTGAGATGTATATTATCAAAGATGGAAAACTCGCAGTTGTCGCCGATGATGGTGTCACACAGTTTGTTGTATTGGGAAGTGGCAGCTATTTTGGTGAGATCAGTATCCTTAATATTAAAGGCAGCAAAGCGGGAAACAGGCGGACAGCCAACATTCGCAGCATCGGATACTCAGACCTCTTCTGCCTGTCAAAGGATGACTTAATGGAATCGCTGATAGAGTATCCGGATGCCAAAAGCATGCTGGAGGAGAAGGGTCGGCAGATCCTGTTGAAAGATGGTCTGATCGATCTGGACCCAGCTAACATCAAGCCTGAGGCCaaagagctggaggagaaggTCAACAAGTTGTACAACACGATGGAGCTGATGCAGTTTAAGCTTAAGAAGATTCTGGGAAATTACAAGAACACTGACAAAGCTCTGAGACATCGCATTACAGATCTGGAGCGCCTGACAGGAGatgaggtggaggaagaggatgaggaggaagatgtgaaaaaggaagaaaaacctGAGGAAGGGcagaaaaaagaagatgaaatagtggaagagaaaaaggaggaggaagaggaaaagggtgagatgaaaaaggaagaggaggaaaaaggagaggaggaaaagaaggaagaggaaaaagcagATGAAGCAAAAgctgaagaaagaaaaggggaaTGA
- the cnga1a gene encoding cyclic nucleotide gated channel subunit alpha 1a isoform X2: MITSITLPHLNVPPHPAPQPSTDSEELSEDDLAPQSNPHHVGNMNNSNNNEEEKKKKRKKEKKDKKEKKEKKEKQEKEMKEKEEKEAKEKEAKEKEAKEKEAKEKEKNKPKELFVINPAGNLYYNWLFIITMPVMYNWTMIIARACFEELQHNYIIYWVFLDYTSDIIYLADMFFRTRTGYLEQGLMVKDEKLLRDRYITSFQFRLDVISMLPTDFLYFFLGIDYPEIRINKLLRIGRMMEFFTRTETKTNYPNIFRIGNLIMYILIIIHWNACFYFSFSKSIGFGADDWVYPALDDPDEPDFGLPMRKYAFSLYWSTLTLTTIGETPPPALDSEFFFHVVDFLVGVLIFATIVGNIATMISNMNAAQAQFQARIDNIKQYMQVRKVSKDLELRVIKWFDYLWNNGKAQDEREVLRYLPDKLKAEIAIQVHMDTLKKVRIFADCEAGLLIELVLKLRPQVFSPGDYICKKGDIGREMYIIKDGKLAVVADDGVTQFVVLGSGSYFGEISILNIKGSKAGNRRTANIRSIGYSDLFCLSKDDLMESLIEYPDAKSMLEEKGRQILLKDGLIDLDPANIKPEAKELEEKVNKLYNTMELMQFKLKKILGNYKNTDKALRHRITDLERLTGDEVEEEDEEEDVKKEEKPEEGQKKEDEIVEEKKEEEEEKGEMKKEEEEKGEEEKKEEEKADEAKAEERKGE, from the exons atGATCACCTCTATCACCCTTCCCCACCTCAACGTGCCACCTCACCCTGCACCACAACCCTCCACGGACAGCGAGGAGCTCAGCGAGGACGACCT TGCACCTCAATCAAATCCTCATCATGTGGGGAATATGAATAACAGCAATAACAATGAAGA agagaaaaagaaaaaaaggaaaaaggagaagaaagataagaaagaaaagaaggagaagaaaga AAAGCAGGAGAAAGAGATgaaggaaaaggaagaaaaggaagcaaaagaaaaagaagctaaagaaaaagaagctaaagaaaaagaagcaaaggagaaggagaaaaataa GCCTAAAGAACTATTTGTCATTAATCCTGCTGGAAATTTGTACTACAACTGGCTCTTCATCATCACAATGCCAGTCATGTACAACTGGACCATGATCATAGCCAG GGCTTGCTTTGAGGAGTTGCAGCACAACTACATCATCTATTGGGTGTTTCTGGACTACACCTCGGACATTATCTACCTGGCTGATATGTTCTTCAGAACAAGAACAG GTTACCTTGAACAAGGCCTGATGGTGAAAGACGAGAAGCTGCTTCGGGATCGCTACATCACCAGCTTCCAGTTTCGTCTCGATGTCATCTCCATGTTGCCCACTGACTTCCTCTATTTCTTCCTCGGCATCGACTACCCAGAGATCCGCATCAACAAGCTGCTGCGAATCGGACGTATGATGGAGTTCTTCACAAGAACAGAGACGAAAACCAACTATCCCAACATCTTCCGCATTGGGAACCTAATCATGtacatcctcatcatcatccacTGGAATGCCTGCTTCTACTTCTCTTTCTCCAAATCTATTGGTTTTGGCGCTGATGATTGGGTTTACCCAGCTCTGGATGATCCTGACGAGCCTGACTTCGGGCTACCCATGAGGAAGTATGCTTTCAGCCTCTACTGGTCCACACTGACCCTGACCACCATTGGAGAAACTCCACCACCAGCTCTGGACTCAGAGTTTTTCTTCCATGTAGTGGACTTTTTAGTAGGAGTCTTGATATTTGCTACCATCGTGGGAAACATTGCCACCATGATTTCCAACATGAATGCCGCCCAAGCACAGTTTCAGGCCCGCATTGACAACATCAAGCAGTACATGCAG GTTCGAAAGGTTAGTAAAGATCTTGAGCTGCGAGTCATCAAGTGGTTTGACTATCTGTGGAATAACGGCAAGGCGCAGGATGAAAGAGAGGTGCTCAGGTATCTTCCAGACAAGCTAAAAGCGGAAATAGCCATCCAAGTCCATATGGACACGCTGAAGAAAGTTCGTATTTTTGCAGACTGTGAAGCCGGCCTGCTGATCGAGCTCGTGCTCAAACTCCGGCCGCAGGTGTTCAGCCCCGGAGACTACATCTGCAAGAAGGGTGACATTGGACGTGAGATGTATATTATCAAAGATGGAAAACTCGCAGTTGTCGCCGATGATGGTGTCACACAGTTTGTTGTATTGGGAAGTGGCAGCTATTTTGGTGAGATCAGTATCCTTAATATTAAAGGCAGCAAAGCGGGAAACAGGCGGACAGCCAACATTCGCAGCATCGGATACTCAGACCTCTTCTGCCTGTCAAAGGATGACTTAATGGAATCGCTGATAGAGTATCCGGATGCCAAAAGCATGCTGGAGGAGAAGGGTCGGCAGATCCTGTTGAAAGATGGTCTGATCGATCTGGACCCAGCTAACATCAAGCCTGAGGCCaaagagctggaggagaaggTCAACAAGTTGTACAACACGATGGAGCTGATGCAGTTTAAGCTTAAGAAGATTCTGGGAAATTACAAGAACACTGACAAAGCTCTGAGACATCGCATTACAGATCTGGAGCGCCTGACAGGAGatgaggtggaggaagaggatgaggaggaagatgtgaaaaaggaagaaaaacctGAGGAAGGGcagaaaaaagaagatgaaatagtggaagagaaaaaggaggaggaagaggaaaagggtgagatgaaaaaggaagaggaggaaaaaggagaggaggaaaagaaggaagaggaaaaagcagATGAAGCAAAAgctgaagaaagaaaaggggaaTGA
- the enam gene encoding enamelin isoform X1, protein MKLFVFLMCLLVTVLAAPVPESESNEQVAAHANEALRWMEMYRLYQQQGLVGNPFLPAADAPVDPAAAAVVDAAPAQPADVAPAAPVPAGDASEEETEDGNPAPKAAAGAAAAAAAPLNSDEVEEAEEVEAAEAEPAVVDAAPADPAADPAAAVEPAVADVPVDAAPVDAAAVDAAAVDAPPVDVAPVDVVPVDVAPVDVVPVDVAPVDVAPEVAVDVAVPAAADVPVAADVPAAVDVPLAADTPTTGGAADPAPL, encoded by the exons ATGAAGCTGTTTGTGTTCTTGATGTGCCTCCTGGTCACAGTCTTGGCTGCACCT GTTCCAGAGAGTGAAAGCAATGAG CAGGTTGCAGCGCATGCTAATGAGGCCCTGAGGTGGATGGAGATGTACAGGCTGTACCAGCAGCAG gGACTAGTTGGAAACCCCTTCCTCCCTGCTGCTGATGCTCCT GTTGatccagctgcagctgcagtg GTGGACGCTGCACCAGCCCAGCCGGCTGACGTCGCCCCCGCAGCTCCCGTCCCTGCTGGAGACGCCTCAGAGGAGGAGACGGAG GATGGAAACCCTGCCCCCAAAGCTGCAGCcggcgctgctgctgctgctgctgccccccTAAACTCTGACGAGGTGGAGGAGGCCGAGGAGGTGGAAGCAGCTGAGGCCGAGCCGGCTGTGGTTGACGCAGCACCGGCAGACCCTGCAGCTGaccctgcagcagctgtggagCCGGCGGTGGCTGACGTCCCCGTAGATGCTGCACCGGTCGACGCTGCTGCTGTCGACGCTGCTGCCGTTGATGCGCCTCCTGTGGATGTGGCTCCTGTTGATGTGGTTCCTGTGGATGTGGCTCCTGTTGATGTGGTTCCTGTGGATGTGGCTCCTGTCGACGTTGCCCCCGAGGTGGCCGTTGATGTGGCCGTCCCTGCCGCAGCTGATGTCCCCGTCGCTGCCGATGTCCCAGCTGCTGTTGACGTTCCTCTGGCCGCTGACACTCCCACGACAGGAGGGGCAGCAGATCCTGCTCCTCTGTAG